One stretch of Thalassophryne amazonica chromosome 19, fThaAma1.1, whole genome shotgun sequence DNA includes these proteins:
- the LOC117531947 gene encoding uncharacterized protein LOC117531947 has product MLDHGHIKASLELLLSLKTTVPWLSWQHRCILQCLLRKKQPRLASRYLHWTKPALENLQDVKLCAEITLQNSHVSGAWAPQREAHTESDNMAMHVLQDEGDNCSRPQTVQHPTESQLPLSYKGCSDGIPPCPLSSQLYQAQRVNKVSPEELVRLHRKAVMEVRKPHPPLRDVVWPELTGTTSDSKDMFLPAHTSHHLISSRVDIPGGRQTAPAHQPERETSSESQPASISSFTFFSSPLLKHVSPSAYERTLTLQRISPLLADGEIQNREQEDKGRTPSSTDATTSSLWKEESTSPRHGGVSASGTTVGDTLTLHKRLNLHHQCCSKEDIRSASTRSEHFLAENQIFHSADCGNCWIGKNASR; this is encoded by the exons ATGCTCGATCATGGACACATCAAG GCCTCCTTGGAGCTTTTACTGAGCCTCAAAACTACTGTTCCCTGGTTGTCCTGGCAGCATCGTTGCATCCTTCAGTGTCTGCTGAGGAAGAAGCAGCCTCGTCTGGCCTCAAGGTATCTCCACTGGACTAAACCTGCTCTAGAAAACCTTCAGGATGTGAAGCTCTGCGCAGAAATAACCCTTCAGAACAG CCATGTGTCTGGAGCCTGGGCTCCACAGAGAGAAGCTCATACAGAAAGTGACAACATGGCCATGCACGTCCTCCAG GATGAAGGTGATAATTGTAGTAGGCCTCAAACTGTTCAACATCCTACAGAGTCACAACTGCCACTGTCATATAAAG GCTGTTCAGACGGAATCCCGCCGTGTCCGCTTTCATCTCAGCTCTATCAGGCTCAGAGAGTGAACAAAGTCTCCCCAGAGGAACTGGTCAGACTCCACAGAAAGGCTGTCATGGAGGTCAGAAAACCACATCCTCCTTTAAG AGACGTGGTGTGGCCAGAACTCACAGGGACAACATCTGACAGCAAAGACATGTTTCTGCCAGCCCACACTTCACACCATCTCATCTCCTCCCGGGTGGACATACCTGGTGGAAGACAAACGGCACCTGCACATCAGCCT GAACGTGAGACTTCTTCTGAGTCCCAACCTGCTTCCATCTCCTCCTTCACCTTTTTCTCCTCACCTCTGCTAAAACACGTCAGTCCTTCTGCGTATGAGAGAACTTTGACCCTGCAGAGGATCTCTCCTCTTCTGGCTGATGGAGAAATCCAAAACAGAGAGCAAGAAGATAAGGGCCGAACACCCTCATCAACTGATGCTACCACTTCTTCACTTTGGAAAGAAGAAAGTACGTCACCAAGGCATGGTGGTGTCTCAGCTTCAGGAACAACTGTGGGAGATACTCTAACTTTACACAAAAG GTTAAATCTTCACCATCAGTGCTGCAGTAAAGAGGACATTCGATCAGCGTCCACACGTTCTGAACACTTTCTGGCAGAGAACCAGATTTTCCACTCAGCTGACTGTGGTAACTGTTGGATTGGCAAAAATGCATCAAGATAA